AAAGCGTCATATTTGCAATACTATGCTCGAAGCCAGCCGTAATAAAAGCAAAGAGACACCAAAAAATCATAATCAACTTGGCAGTTTCTTCCTTCATCTTAATTGCACATAAAACTGCTAGGCACACTAAAATATTACACAAGATACCCTTAAAGAAAAGCTCAGCAAACGACCCATTCATTTTCGAATCTGTTAGTTTAAGTATAAATGCCGCTAAGTCACCTTTGACCAATCCTGTCGAAACAAATAACCACGCAGTAAAAATACTTCCAACTAAATTCCCTATATATGAAACCATCCAGATATTAATCGTATCCATCCATGACACCTTTTTATCTAAGGCTCCAACTGTCATAACAAAGTTATTTCCTGTAAATAGCTCAGATCCTGCCATAATAACAAGACTAAGTGCAATCCCAAAGGACAAGCCCATGACAATTTTAGTTGCCGGGGAACCTGTTAACAAACCTCCAATTGTCATGATTAATAAGATCCCTAGTCCTACAAACATCCCTGCCATAAAGGAAAGTATAAAATATCTTAAGAGACTTTTTTTTAACATCGTAGCTTTTGCTATTGCTACATTGGATACATTTTCAATTAATTCATTCATTTAATGGATCTCCTTATTTATGTACTTTTATGTTATGTTTTCTTTTATGTTTATGTTTTTTGTTTATGTCTTTTGTTCATGTTTTTGTTCATATTTTTGTTCATATTTTTGTTTATGTCTTTTGTTTATGTCTTTTGCTTATGTCTTTTGTTTATGTCTTTTGCTTATGTCTTTTGCTTATGTTTTTTATTAATTTACTTCATTACCATTTGTCAAGTTCACATCATCCTTATACCAATACCCACCAAACTTAATTTGATCGACTACAATTACTTTTTCATCAAGCTTAACATCCTTTAGTACCTCATTTTTAAACGTTTCAAAGCCAACTCGATCCACAATATAACCAATATGTTCCTTAACCAATGATCTATCAATATATCTATCAACAAAATCATATGTATTTTGAATAATCTTAATCATAGAATCTCTATCCCCCCATTTTATGAAGGTTTCTGCCATTCTTGGATTTTTCTTTCCTGTCCTACCCATAATAACCATTCGATAATATATTTGCTTACTTCGTTTCCATGCACCCGTTGGACATTTACGAATACATTCACCACAACCTATACATAGTTTTTCATCTCTTACAATAGAAAAATCCTTCATTTCTAATGCTCCAGTAACTCTTTTAGAGCAATTATCAACACATGCATTACAGCTTATGCATTTTGACTCCTCATAAATAGGTTCTACTGTACAGATGATTCCAAAGTCTTGCATGTACGCTTTAATACAATCATTAGGGCAGCCCGTCACTGCAATTTTAAAATGAAAATCGTTTGGATAAACCGCTTTTTCAAGCTCTTTTGCAAAGCTTGTTGTGTCATCATTTGCAAAGGGACACACACGATTTCCGATACATGCTGAAATATTACGAGTTCCTGCTGAAGGATATCCCCCATCTGTTACTTCTAACGCCAATCCTAATGACTCAATCAATGGCTTGATTTTTCCATTGATTTCTGGAATTTTATCAAAATCAATATCCGGTATTTCAAAACCTTGGCGAGTTGTAATATGAACTGTTCCATTGCCATACTCTGTTGCGATAGAATGGATCAGATTAAAATACTCTGTTTCTATATGTCCTCCTGGCACCCTTATTCTAAGAGCCGTTTTGCCTCTTTCTTTCGTGACTCTATAGGCATTTTTAGTAATTTTCTTTCTATCAATACTCATTTTAGCACCGCCTAATCTATTAGATTTTTTGCTCTTTCATATTTAAATACAGGACCTTCAAGGCATACATATGTTTCATCAATCTTACAATGTCCACACTTTCCAATTCCACAGCTCATTTTTCGTTCAAAGGATACCCAGATGTTTTCTTCGGGAAC
This genomic interval from Firmicutes bacterium HGW-Firmicutes-1 contains the following:
- a CDS encoding nitrite transporter NirC (member of the FNT family of formate and nitrite transporters): MNELIENVSNVAIAKATMLKKSLLRYFILSFMAGMFVGLGILLIMTIGGLLTGSPATKIVMGLSFGIALSLVIMAGSELFTGNNFVMTVGALDKKVSWMDTINIWMVSYIGNLVGSIFTAWLFVSTGLVKGDLAAFILKLTDSKMNGSFAELFFKGILCNILVCLAVLCAIKMKEETAKLIMIFWCLFAFITAGFEHSIANMTLLTIGLLIPHSETITLVGYFNNLLPVTLGNMVGGCLVVGLGYWLVGRK
- the asrC gene encoding sulfite reductase subunit C encodes the protein MSIDRKKITKNAYRVTKERGKTALRIRVPGGHIETEYFNLIHSIATEYGNGTVHITTRQGFEIPDIDFDKIPEINGKIKPLIESLGLALEVTDGGYPSAGTRNISACIGNRVCPFANDDTTSFAKELEKAVYPNDFHFKIAVTGCPNDCIKAYMQDFGIICTVEPIYEESKCISCNACVDNCSKRVTGALEMKDFSIVRDEKLCIGCGECIRKCPTGAWKRSKQIYYRMVIMGRTGKKNPRMAETFIKWGDRDSMIKIIQNTYDFVDRYIDRSLVKEHIGYIVDRVGFETFKNEVLKDVKLDEKVIVVDQIKFGGYWYKDDVNLTNGNEVN